The Desulfurococcaceae archaeon DNA window TACTGCTAATTACTATTACCCACGCTTTTCATATCTTACCAGGGTAATACGTATGAGTGAGCTTGAAATAGAGCACGGTAAGATTCTCGCCGCGCGCGAGGCGTGTAAGCTTGTGGAAGGACTTGGAGTGGTTAAGGTGTTAGGGCTGGGGACGGGCTCTACCGTTAGAAAATTCATAGATACGTGTTTACACCTGTTAAGGAACACGAAGCTAGTTGCGTCCTCCTCCGATACAGTGCTTTACGCGAAATCGCTCGGCTTGAACGTGCTAGACCTCTTATCAGTGAATAGTGTTGACGTGTACATAGATGGAGCTGATGAAGTGAGCGGTAAGCTCGATCTAGTTAAAGGTAGAGGGGCTGCCTTGTTCAGGGAGAAGACGATAGCGTATCTTTCCCAAACAAGGATATACGTTGTCGACTACACCAAATACACGGGGCTAGATTACCTCTACGTAAAGCCCATACCCATAGAAGTCGTTCCTGCCGCGCTCAACTACGTATTAAAGACCGTGAGCAGGATGGGGCTCTTCGAGCCCTTAGTTAGGAAATGCGCTGGCAAGGAAGGGCCCGTTATTACTGACAATAACAACTACTTAGTCGACTTAAAGCCATTACAGCCTATAGTAGACCCTAGCAGAGTGCACTACGAACTTAAGAGAGTTCATGGCGTAGTGGAATCAGGAATTTTCCCATCGGAAGAATTAGTAGATGTGGTCGTAGTTGGTTATGCAGATAGAGCGTGCATCCTTAGAAAGGACGCTGGTGATGTTAAAAGCGCTTAAGTGCAGTCACTACCTATTATTAGGTTATTTAGGTATTATAGGTCCGAGGGCCTATGCCGTGAGACGGGTAACGCATGTGCTCTTCGCCACGGCACTGGTATCTGTAAGCGGGCTCTGGGAGGCAGACCTATTTGCTTTTTATACCCTCATAGCTATGCTCTCGTCCATAGTACCAGACGTAGACTTGAAGTATATGCATCGCAAGCTCCTGCACAATCTCTTCGTGCCGACACTGGTAGCGGTATCAATCTACTACTCCTTTATGTGGCTAGGTGTCAACGCATACCACCTAATATTATCATTCACGTCCGGGTGGCTTAGTCACATACTTTTAGACATGATTACCGTTAAAGGAGTTCACCCGTTTTACCCGTTGGTAAACAAGAGGGTCGCTTTAAAAATCTGTAAAAGCGATGGCTTGCTCTGCAACGCGCTATTGTCTGGGGCGTCCTTAATCGTGATCATCTATAGCATCAAGACCCTCGTTACCGGCTAGCTCTTTTCTTCGCTGAAGCTCTAAATGCTAAGAATCCCAGTAACGCCGAGATCGCTATTACTGATACTAGCCCGCTGGCTAAGTACAGCTGTGCGGTGTTCATGAGGTTTTCTGCATTCTTATGTAGTGCCTCTACTTCGAGTAACTTCACCTGGAGAACTTCCCTATCCCCTTCGCAAGTTGCTAGCTTGTTTTGAGTATCGGTTAGAGTGGTGTTGAGCTCGCTGATCGTACTATTTAGAGATGCCACTTGGTTCTTTAAATCACTTACCTGTATACTTAGTTGAAGCATTTCATCGTGCCTTAGTGGTAGTGCGTTGCTGTATGAAAGCAGTATTCCAACGAACTGCGACATCGTTAAGTCTACGCCTGGAAGTTCTACGCTAATGGCCTTCTTGCTTGCGAAGACGACATTCGCTTCTTCCTCATTTACGGCTAAGAATACTGCAAGGTAATTTGGTTTTCTAGGATCCGCCATGGCCGTGAGCATCGAGACCATGAGGTCGTATACATGGGTTTCATAGCCTACGAGAGACTCCTTATTAAGTAACTCCCTCGCAATCGCGATGTGGGGTACATAGAGCATATACGTGGTGCTCCCAGTATCCATTATAGCCCTTGCTAAGTACATTTGCGAGGTTGTTGCCGTGATGTTAAGCCACCATTCAAGTGCTTCGCCTGTTACATCTTTAGCTACGTCCTTGTACCTGGCTATGAGGTACCAATGCGAGGTCACGCCTTCAATTTTACTTATTCCAGGCGAGGTGTAGTTCGCGGTCTTAAGCGCTCCCGGGAAGAACAGCTTAATAGTGTTCTCGCTAATGTTCACCAAGTAAAAAGAAATATAGTACTCCCCTGCCCTACTCTCGGGCTTTGTAACGTTGACTGCACGCGGACCCAAGTACTTACTTGTAGTTACGTTGAACGAGGTTAACGATATATTGAAGTCTTCCAGTGTGACTTCTAATCGCACATCTGTGAGGCTTGTCTTGATAGTCGTGCCCAGCTCCTCCCAGTAGCTGGTACCGTTAATTGGTACTTCTATTATGGCTGGAGCTAAGTGTGACTGCTGA harbors:
- the rpiA gene encoding ribose 5-phosphate isomerase A, with translation MSELEIEHGKILAAREACKLVEGLGVVKVLGLGTGSTVRKFIDTCLHLLRNTKLVASSSDTVLYAKSLGLNVLDLLSVNSVDVYIDGADEVSGKLDLVKGRGAALFREKTIAYLSQTRIYVVDYTKYTGLDYLYVKPIPIEVVPAALNYVLKTVSRMGLFEPLVRKCAGKEGPVITDNNNYLVDLKPLQPIVDPSRVHYELKRVHGVVESGIFPSEELVDVVVVGYADRACILRKDAGDVKSA
- a CDS encoding metal-dependent hydrolase, producing MRRVTHVLFATALVSVSGLWEADLFAFYTLIAMLSSIVPDVDLKYMHRKLLHNLFVPTLVAVSIYYSFMWLGVNAYHLILSFTSGWLSHILLDMITVKGVHPFYPLVNKRVALKICKSDGLLCNALLSGASLIVIIYSIKTLVTG